Proteins encoded by one window of Bactrocera oleae isolate idBacOlea1 chromosome 4, idBacOlea1, whole genome shotgun sequence:
- the Fem-1 gene encoding protein fem-1 homolog B isoform X1 — protein sequence MCNEVRALSIAMMEELAEEVQLHFPGEKVNAPLLITIYYAARLDHAKRLLAATNDIHNKELVNYLVNLKFDEVDGQSVTPLTMAAMMGNVTFVKTLLTQFDIDLERECNVVFDGLLVYGATALWVAAGMGHMQVVKMLVQRGADVNHNTKAQSSPLRAACYEGRLDIVKYLIEHGADVNLANTYNNTSIMIAAYKGHAHVVDTLLKNGANPNEQALCGATALHYAAECGHLEACRLLLDHGARMQKNEHGLTPVLQAAERTHEAVVEMFISRPGLMTKEETITAIELMGASFANDKDNYNITKAYQHMMRAMEMRYEDEPKVIRKRVMAPVPAYDDWFETENIPELQAIRLNHHSIHMEALTIRERILGKHYPDLPQPIVYRGAVMADQGRFAQCQVLWNYAIDLRMINNVSVERDLLRFAQLFSQILRLEKQTLDLSLVLSVLVKCQQEIENNKYKIVHPGPKDVPQMLADQNEQNVVTALYLIKIITKLLAHTNIDIERPQIEQLYSTILKFIKCDTRLADGQTLLHLAVNGVTPVDDFYTSDICRFPCFRTALLLVHVGASVTAVDRDRNTPLHTLVSSIQSPRDNPHVLVQAEKIVKLFVDAGAHLDAVNANGLTPARVGNAAGISNLILSYQNSLTSLKCIASRCIAFHKLKYQGFIPKALEAFIQMHSAEKFCA from the exons AAATTCGATGAAGTCGATGGGCAGTCGGTTACACCCCTCACCATGGCGGCCATGATGGGCAATGTGACATTCGTGAAGACGCTGCTCACTCAGTTCGACATCGATTTAGAGCGCGAGTGCAACGTTGTCTTCGACGGATTGCTGGTGTATGGCGCAACCGCGCTCTGGGTTGCCGCGGGCATGGGTCACATGCAAGTGGTGAAGATGTTAGTGCAGCGTGGTGCCGATGTTAATCACAACACAAAGGCACAATCGTCACCACTTCGTGCCGCCTGCTATGAAG GGCGTTTGGATATCGTTAAATATCTAATTGAACATGGCGCCGATGTGAATTTGGCCAACACCTACAACAACACGTCTATTATGATTGCCGCCTACAAGGGACACGCTCATGTTGTGGACACACTGCTGAAGAACGGCGCTAATCCGAATGAGCAGGCGCTTTGTGGCGCCACCGCATTGCATTACGCTGCCGAGTGCGGTCATCTAGAGGCGTGTCGCCTGTTGCTCGACCATGGTGCTCGCATGCAAAAAAACGAGCACGGACTGACGCCAGTTCTGCAAGCCGCCGAACGGACACACGAAGCGGTAGTGGAAATGTTCATATCACGCCCTGGACTAATGACCAAAGAAGAG ACAATAACGGCAATCGAGCTGATGGGTGCCTCATTTGCCAACGATAAGGATAATTACAACATCACGAAAGCCTATCAGCACATGATGCGTGCTATGGAAATGCGCTATGAGGACGAACCGAAGGTAATACGGAAGCGCGTCATGGCGCCGGTTCCGGCCTATGACGATTGGTTCGAAACGGAGAACATACCAGAGCTGCAGGCCATACGGCTGAATCATCATTCGATACATATGGAGGCGTTGACGATACGAGAACGTATTTTAGGTAAACACTATCCGGATCTGCCGCAGCCGATCGTGTATCGTGGTGCGGTAATGGCCGATCAAGGACGTTTTGCACAGTGTCAAGTGCTGTGGaattatgctatcgatctgcgCATGATCAACAAT GTTTCGGTTGAACGTGACTTGCTGCGTTTTGCTCAGCTGTTCTCGCAGATTTTGCGCTTGGAAAAACAAACTTTGGATCTTTCACTTGTTTTGTCTGTGTTGGTTAAGTGTCAGCAGGaaatagaaaacaataaatacaaaatagttCATCCGGGACCCAAGGATGTGCCGCAGATGTTGGCG GATCAAAACGAACAGAATGTCGTCACTGCCCTCTACCTCATCAAGATCATCACGAAACTGTTAGCGCACACCAATATCGACATAGAGCGACCACAAATCGAACAATTATACTCAACGATATTGAAATTCATTAAATGCGATACTCGCCTGGCAGATGGCCAGACTCTATTACATTTGGCTGTGAATGGCGTAACGCCGGTTGATGATTTCTACACAAGTGATATATGCCG TTTCCCTTGCTTCCGCACCGCATTGTTGCTGGTCCATGTTGGCGCCTCCGTTACAGCTGTGGACCGTGATCGCAATACACCTCTGCATACGCTCGTCTCAAGT ATTCAGTCCCCACGCGACAATCCACACGTATTAGTACAAGCCGAAAAGATTGTGAAGCTCTTTGTGGACGCCGGCGCACATTTGGACGCGGTGAATGCGAATGGCTTGACGCCAGCAAGAGTCGGTAATGCAG CTGGCATTAGTAATCTAATACTAAGCTACCAGAATTCGTTAACCTCCCTCAAATGCATCGCCTCACGTTGCATCGCCTTCCACAAGCTTAAATATCAGGGTTTCATACCTAAGGCTTTGGAAGCTTTCATACAAATGCACAGCGCCGAAAAGTTTTGCGCGTAA
- the LOC106622127 gene encoding uncharacterized protein isoform X2 codes for MSMLGFVYLFLILGWILIVLFLKCKKSITPHFAFTEHYTDAIAAGRRPSVHIIELPPDEMDNEEQFLDSYHQQSNSLRRHSNRSQRSTLPDERIIETTYPTDAVVNPAYMHDEEYIINAPPPSYEEVMRQPEVYPKVHQSTSKVSDANI; via the exons ATGAGTATGCTGGGTTTCGTGTATCTCTTCTTGATACTCGGCTGGATTCTGATTGTGTTGTTTCTCAAGTGCAAAAAGTCGATCACACCACATTTCGCCTTCACCGAGCACTACACGGACGCAATAGCGGCGG GTCGTCGGCCATCAGTTCATATCATAGAATTACCACCAGACGAAATGGATAACGAAGAACAATTTTTAGACTCATATCATCAGCAGAGTAACAGCTTGCGAAGGCATTCGAATCGTTCGCAACGTTCGACGCTGCCCGATGAGCGCATTATAGAAACCACATATCCCACAGATGCGGTTGTGAATCCAGCGTATATGCACGACGAGGAATACATCATCAATG CGCCACCACCTTCATATGAGGAAGTTATGCGCCAACCGGAGGTGTATCCCAAAGTACACCAAAGCACGAGTAAAGTGAGTGACGCGAATATTTAA
- the Fem-1 gene encoding protein fem-1 homolog B isoform X2: MNSERIRTRKRLFESAWPGAKFWRGTSTTPISSYISYPAKFDEVDGQSVTPLTMAAMMGNVTFVKTLLTQFDIDLERECNVVFDGLLVYGATALWVAAGMGHMQVVKMLVQRGADVNHNTKAQSSPLRAACYEGRLDIVKYLIEHGADVNLANTYNNTSIMIAAYKGHAHVVDTLLKNGANPNEQALCGATALHYAAECGHLEACRLLLDHGARMQKNEHGLTPVLQAAERTHEAVVEMFISRPGLMTKEETITAIELMGASFANDKDNYNITKAYQHMMRAMEMRYEDEPKVIRKRVMAPVPAYDDWFETENIPELQAIRLNHHSIHMEALTIRERILGKHYPDLPQPIVYRGAVMADQGRFAQCQVLWNYAIDLRMINNVSVERDLLRFAQLFSQILRLEKQTLDLSLVLSVLVKCQQEIENNKYKIVHPGPKDVPQMLADQNEQNVVTALYLIKIITKLLAHTNIDIERPQIEQLYSTILKFIKCDTRLADGQTLLHLAVNGVTPVDDFYTSDICRFPCFRTALLLVHVGASVTAVDRDRNTPLHTLVSSIQSPRDNPHVLVQAEKIVKLFVDAGAHLDAVNANGLTPARVGNAAGISNLILSYQNSLTSLKCIASRCIAFHKLKYQGFIPKALEAFIQMHSAEKFCA, from the exons AAATTCGATGAAGTCGATGGGCAGTCGGTTACACCCCTCACCATGGCGGCCATGATGGGCAATGTGACATTCGTGAAGACGCTGCTCACTCAGTTCGACATCGATTTAGAGCGCGAGTGCAACGTTGTCTTCGACGGATTGCTGGTGTATGGCGCAACCGCGCTCTGGGTTGCCGCGGGCATGGGTCACATGCAAGTGGTGAAGATGTTAGTGCAGCGTGGTGCCGATGTTAATCACAACACAAAGGCACAATCGTCACCACTTCGTGCCGCCTGCTATGAAG GGCGTTTGGATATCGTTAAATATCTAATTGAACATGGCGCCGATGTGAATTTGGCCAACACCTACAACAACACGTCTATTATGATTGCCGCCTACAAGGGACACGCTCATGTTGTGGACACACTGCTGAAGAACGGCGCTAATCCGAATGAGCAGGCGCTTTGTGGCGCCACCGCATTGCATTACGCTGCCGAGTGCGGTCATCTAGAGGCGTGTCGCCTGTTGCTCGACCATGGTGCTCGCATGCAAAAAAACGAGCACGGACTGACGCCAGTTCTGCAAGCCGCCGAACGGACACACGAAGCGGTAGTGGAAATGTTCATATCACGCCCTGGACTAATGACCAAAGAAGAG ACAATAACGGCAATCGAGCTGATGGGTGCCTCATTTGCCAACGATAAGGATAATTACAACATCACGAAAGCCTATCAGCACATGATGCGTGCTATGGAAATGCGCTATGAGGACGAACCGAAGGTAATACGGAAGCGCGTCATGGCGCCGGTTCCGGCCTATGACGATTGGTTCGAAACGGAGAACATACCAGAGCTGCAGGCCATACGGCTGAATCATCATTCGATACATATGGAGGCGTTGACGATACGAGAACGTATTTTAGGTAAACACTATCCGGATCTGCCGCAGCCGATCGTGTATCGTGGTGCGGTAATGGCCGATCAAGGACGTTTTGCACAGTGTCAAGTGCTGTGGaattatgctatcgatctgcgCATGATCAACAAT GTTTCGGTTGAACGTGACTTGCTGCGTTTTGCTCAGCTGTTCTCGCAGATTTTGCGCTTGGAAAAACAAACTTTGGATCTTTCACTTGTTTTGTCTGTGTTGGTTAAGTGTCAGCAGGaaatagaaaacaataaatacaaaatagttCATCCGGGACCCAAGGATGTGCCGCAGATGTTGGCG GATCAAAACGAACAGAATGTCGTCACTGCCCTCTACCTCATCAAGATCATCACGAAACTGTTAGCGCACACCAATATCGACATAGAGCGACCACAAATCGAACAATTATACTCAACGATATTGAAATTCATTAAATGCGATACTCGCCTGGCAGATGGCCAGACTCTATTACATTTGGCTGTGAATGGCGTAACGCCGGTTGATGATTTCTACACAAGTGATATATGCCG TTTCCCTTGCTTCCGCACCGCATTGTTGCTGGTCCATGTTGGCGCCTCCGTTACAGCTGTGGACCGTGATCGCAATACACCTCTGCATACGCTCGTCTCAAGT ATTCAGTCCCCACGCGACAATCCACACGTATTAGTACAAGCCGAAAAGATTGTGAAGCTCTTTGTGGACGCCGGCGCACATTTGGACGCGGTGAATGCGAATGGCTTGACGCCAGCAAGAGTCGGTAATGCAG CTGGCATTAGTAATCTAATACTAAGCTACCAGAATTCGTTAACCTCCCTCAAATGCATCGCCTCACGTTGCATCGCCTTCCACAAGCTTAAATATCAGGGTTTCATACCTAAGGCTTTGGAAGCTTTCATACAAATGCACAGCGCCGAAAAGTTTTGCGCGTAA
- the LOC106622127 gene encoding uncharacterized protein isoform X1 — MSMLGFVYLFLILGWILIVLFLKCKKSITPHFAFTEHYTDAIAAGRRPSVHIIELPPDEMDNEEQFLDSYHQQSNSLRRHSNRSQRSTLPDERIIETTYPTDAVVNPAYMHDEEYIINDNSTQYAQTQVNSRVETPPPSYEEVMRQPEVYPKVHQSTSKVSDANI; from the exons ATGAGTATGCTGGGTTTCGTGTATCTCTTCTTGATACTCGGCTGGATTCTGATTGTGTTGTTTCTCAAGTGCAAAAAGTCGATCACACCACATTTCGCCTTCACCGAGCACTACACGGACGCAATAGCGGCGG GTCGTCGGCCATCAGTTCATATCATAGAATTACCACCAGACGAAATGGATAACGAAGAACAATTTTTAGACTCATATCATCAGCAGAGTAACAGCTTGCGAAGGCATTCGAATCGTTCGCAACGTTCGACGCTGCCCGATGAGCGCATTATAGAAACCACATATCCCACAGATGCGGTTGTGAATCCAGCGTATATGCACGACGAGGAATACATCATCAATG ATAATTCCACACAATATGCACAAACACAAGTAAACTCACGGGTGGAAA CGCCACCACCTTCATATGAGGAAGTTATGCGCCAACCGGAGGTGTATCCCAAAGTACACCAAAGCACGAGTAAAGTGAGTGACGCGAATATTTAA